Genomic window (Deferribacter desulfuricans SSM1):
AGAAGTTCTTGTGTGGATAGAAGTGGTACAGGATGGACAAGAAGTTGATTCTGATCTTCCAATTACAATCTTAAGAATTATGAATGATTATAATTTAAAAAATTTATTCTTCTTTACAAATGGTTATTTAAATAATGAAACAAAACAACTTTTAGATGAAGAAAACTATTTTATATTTACTACCGACGAAATTATAGAAACTTTATTAGCAATTGATAAGAAAAAAATTACAAAAGTAAAATCCAAACGAAAAAAAACAAAAGTACCATCTGGTTTTATTTTAATAAAAAATTATTTAAAAAATAGAGAAATACCTAAACATAGAACTATAATAAAATTAGGTTTAATTAATAATATAATAAACAAATATCTTGCTTTACATAAACCAATCTACCAACTTATACAGCATATTGAGAATTATGAAAATGTACCTGATGATATAGAAAAAAAATTAAAAATGTTACAATTCAATTTATTACCTTATTTATTAGTTATTTCAAGCTATAAATTTATTACTCCTTTCTCTTATTTAAAAGTAGACTTGTTTGAATATATAAAATATTTAATTATGTATATTGGAGCTGTTATTGAATATGAACCATTAGAAGATGTTGAAAGATACAAAAATCAAATAGATGACTATATTAATAAATTTAACAATATCGATAAAGAGATTGAAAAATATAGGAGTGAATATCTAGAATTAAATAAAAAATTAGCCAAAAATTTATTAATTCAAGCTGTAACTGTTATGCTTGGCTTATTTATCATTGGTCTTTATATTCTTCTAAAAAAATAAACAAAAAATAAATATACTTACTAATTATATAAAAGAGGGGTATATTACCCCTCTTTTTCTCAATTTTAATTTTCAATATTTCATTTTTTAAACATTTATATTAACATTCAAGTAATTTAAAACTATCTACTACGTTTTGTAATTTAATAGCTAATTCTTTTAACATTTCTGCTTGATTATAGTTTTCTTGAGCAATTGAAGCATTTTCCTGTGATATTGTAGCTATTTCAGCCATATTACTTGCGATTTCCTGACTTGTAGCTGATTGTTGTTCTACTGCCGTAGCTACTGCACCAATTTTATCAGCTACAGTTAATACGCCATTAATAATTTTCTCTAAACTTACTCGCAAATTTCTAACAAGTTCAGATCCATCTTGAGCAAGTTTTGCTCCTTTATCCATTTGAACAACAGAAGATTGAACTTCATTTTGTATTGACCTTATCATTTCATCAATTTCACCTGTTGCTTTAGCTGTTCTTTCAGCGAGTTTTCTTACCTCATCAGCAACAACAGCAAATCCTCTACCATGCTCCCCTGCCCTAGCTGCTTCAATTGCAGCATTTAAAGCAAGAAGATTAGTTTGATCTGCAATATCAGAAATTACCTGTAAAATCTCTCCAATTTGTTCTGATGCTTTACCAAGTTCTTTTATCTTATCTGCAGAATTGATAACATTATCAGATAAATTTTCAATACCTGATACAGTTTCTTCAATTACTTTACTACCCGTTTCAGCAGACTCTTTAATTAGATTAATTTCCCTATTAACTTCTTCTAAATTTTGACTGATTTCAGTTATTGTTGCCGTCATTTCTTGAACGGCAACTTCCACTGAAGAAACTCTTTCAGCTTGAGATTCTGCACCAGCAGACATTTGATTACTTGAAGCTGATAAAGCCTCAGATGAACTCGTAACACTTTTAGTTGAATGACTAACTTCACAAAGTGCTTTATTCATTTGTTTAATCATATTATTAACATGTTCTATAATTCTACCTATTTCATTCTTACTTTTCACTTTAAGTGTTTGTGTAAGATCTCCTTGAGCTATTTTAGAGAATAAGCTTTCAAGTTCACTGATAGGTTTATTTATATTATAATTAAACACAAATCTTAAAATAATTAATAATATAAAAAAAGTAATTACACTAGTAATTACAAATGTACCTATAGTAGCTTTTATTGTAGGTCCAATAAATTCATCTTCATAACTACCACCGGCTATTATCCAATCCATTTCGGGATAATAGGTATAAGAAACAATTTTATATTTCCCTTCCCAGGGATATCTAATTACTCCAGTTTTTTTATGTAACATTTCTTGTATAAAATCATATTTTGCTATACTTTTACCTTCTAGTTTAGGGTGTACTATTAACACTCCTTTTGAATCCATTATATAATAATATCCAGTTTTTCCTATTTTAGTATGTTTAATCACTGATTTAATTTTTTCTATAGTTTCATTTTTTATATAATCTACTACATGTTTGCTTTCTTCATCAGTTATAACATCTTCTTCTTTATCTTCAACAATAGATTTTAAAATAGATTTAAAAGAATTTACTTGTGCTGTTAGTTGATTAGCTATTTCTTTTGATACATTCTTTTTAGTGTATGAAACAACAATATAACCTGATATAGTATAGCCCATTAATAGTAT
Coding sequences:
- a CDS encoding methyl-accepting chemotaxis protein, giving the protein MKISTKVFIYLVIILLMGYTISGYIVVSYTKKNVSKEIANQLTAQVNSFKSILKSIVEDKEEDVITDEESKHVVDYIKNETIEKIKSVIKHTKIGKTGYYYIMDSKGVLIVHPKLEGKSIAKYDFIQEMLHKKTGVIRYPWEGKYKIVSYTYYPEMDWIIAGGSYEDEFIGPTIKATIGTFVITSVITFFILLIILRFVFNYNINKPISELESLFSKIAQGDLTQTLKVKSKNEIGRIIEHVNNMIKQMNKALCEVSHSTKSVTSSSEALSASSNQMSAGAESQAERVSSVEVAVQEMTATITEISQNLEEVNREINLIKESAETGSKVIEETVSGIENLSDNVINSADKIKELGKASEQIGEILQVISDIADQTNLLALNAAIEAARAGEHGRGFAVVADEVRKLAERTAKATGEIDEMIRSIQNEVQSSVVQMDKGAKLAQDGSELVRNLRVSLEKIINGVLTVADKIGAVATAVEQQSATSQEIASNMAEIATISQENASIAQENYNQAEMLKELAIKLQNVVDSFKLLEC